The DNA segment GCTCTGTTTAATTCTGCTTTTACATTTATATTACATACAAAACAGTTGAAACGACACAGGTTGTTTATCCCCCTCATTGTTCAATATCTCTTCAAATCAATAGCGTCCCAGATTACATCAATGTCCAATGTAATCTGGGACGCTATTTTTAATGTATCAACCTTCAAATCGTTGTATTAAGATAAATGACTTCATTTCGATTATGCATGAATAAAGTTATTGATTGCATCTACTAAACTATAAATACCGAGAAATGTAACAACGAGAACGACGAGACCACCAATGATATTTAACCATATATTGTTTGCATGAGAACCCATGAGTCCTTTTTTATTTATAATGATAAATATTAAAATAGCTACCGTTGGGAGGATAATGCCATTGAGTGCTTGAGCGACAAGAAGTACTTGCAATGGTTCGAATCCTAATGCAGAGGTAATCATACCTATTAATATGATACAGGCGAATACGGTTTTGTATTTTTTGCTGTTCATGCCTTTATCCCATTTTAACAAACTACTAATCGTCGCAGCAGCACCAGTTGGAGAGGCTATTGCAGAGGATAAACCTGCAGCAAATAGTCCGATACTTATTGCGATAGGAGCAGCATCTCCTAATAATGGCTTCAGAGGTTCAGCAAGTTGGATAACACTTGTGATTTTCTTTCCGTGCATTAATCTAGCAGCCGAAATAAGTACTGCTGCTGAGATAATTCCTCCGATTGAAATAGATATGATTGTGTCCCATCGTGCGAAACGTAGCGCCTTAATACTATCGAAGCGTTCATGAACTGCAGTTGAATGAATAAAGAAATTGTAAGGTACGACTGTTGTTCCGATTAAAGCGATTACAGTTAACAATGATCCATCGGGTAGTGAAGGGATAAAAATCCCTTTGAGAATACCAATAACATCGGGACGGATAATAATCATTGTAGTGATAAAAATAATGCCCATAACTACCATTAAACCGATCATAATTTTTTCGAGTATCTGATAGTTCCCAAATAAACCAATGAGTAAAATAATTAGTCCGATAATAGGGGCTACGACGTGTTCAGGTAAATGAAGTAAATATGAAGCACCTAAGGAAGTACCAATTAGGTCTCCACTAATATAAGCGGCGCAGCCAATTGTTACTGCGATCAACGTAAAGCAGACGAGAATAAGTTTGCCGACTTTATGTGCAAATAAATCTTGAATTGCTTCGCCTAAGCCTTCTCTTGTAACGAGCGATAGTCGAATAATCATTTCTTGTAATACAATTGTTGCAATAATTGAAAATAGTACAGCCCATAACAAGCTATAACCGAAACCGGCTCCACTTTGAGACATAGTCGTAACGGTACCAGGTCCAATAAATGAGGCAGTGATAATCATCCCAGGTCCAAGTGACTTCAACAGTTTACTCGTGTTTTTCAACATGGTAATCACTCCTCGTATTATTGATTTTTATTTAAATAAGCAACATGACCAGCTAAGACGTATAATACCGCAGTTGAAACGAAATGGGCTGAGTTTTGGTTTGCATCATTCATTGGATAAACTTCTACATAGTCCATGCCACAAATACCTAATGATGCGAATTCATAAATCATCGTGAGTAATTCATAAGAGCTGAGGCCATTACCATCCACCGGGCCACCAGGGTTAAAGGCGAAGTCCAATACATCACTACAAATCGTCAGATATACTACATCGACATCTTGACTTGCCTGTTTGTAAATGTCACGTGCGTATTGTTTTAAATCATTCGCATTTCTAATGTCATTAATCGTTAGCGTTACTGCACCAGCTTCTTGTGCATAACGACCTGTTTCTGGTTTATTACGTGGTCCATGAATACCTGTGTGAATAATACTTTCATTTCGTATACCTTCAGTGTTATATAAATGCATAAAAGGTGTATTACGGGCATATATTTCGCCTTCATAATCAGGCATATTATCATAGTGTGCATCAAGATGTATGATACCGACTTTTTTGCCGGTATTTGTTAGTGCTTTTAAAATTGGATATGTGACGCCGTGTTCTCCGCCGAAACCGACTAAGAATTTTTCACTTTCCCATAGTTTTTTGGCAAATGCTTCAATATTTTTATAGCTTTCTTCGTTATTATGCGCAATATAAGGAACGTCTCCAACATCTCCTAAAGATAAATGCTCACTAATATCTATGTGATTAAGTTCAGGTAAATATTGACTATAACGGGCTGAACTTACTCTAATTTGCTTAGGGCCAAGTTCAACGCCTGTATAGTCACCCCATGTGCTTTCACCTTCAAATGGGACACCGTACACAATCACATCTGTATCTAACGATTGTGATTGTGTTAAGTTTTTTCCATTTAAAAAGCAAGGTACATTACCGTAAATATTTTGTTTCATAATTTAATCATCCCCTTTATTGAAAACAATTATATAGTTAATAGTCGGACATTTCAAATAAGTCTGAAAACTAAAACCCGATAATAACCACATTTTGAAAATTGGAACACGCTTATTTGGGTAAGGGGACGTATATTATACTTTTATTGGTTTATGTGAAAAATAAAAAGAGAGTCTGAGACAAAATAGGTGTCTCAGACTCTTTGGCAACTTGCGGGACTGCGAAACCTCTATTAGAGAATTAGATTTCTGTCCCGCTCTCTTTTTTAATTTGCTTTAATAAGTCGCTTTATATTGGCGTGTATACTCTTTAAAAGTAATAAAACGTTTACGACTTTCATCATATAATTTGTATTTTAACGATTTAAGACTTTCAGCTATTGAAATCGTAGTTGCATGCTGCAATGGTGTGACGTTTTCATGTGTTGTCTCTAATTCATAGTTAGGAATTCTAGGATTTAAATGGTGTACATGATGATAACCGATGTTACCTGTTACCCATTACATAAATTTAGGGAGTTTATAGTATGAACTGCCATCAATCGCAGCTTTGACATAGTCCCACTCAGAAGGTTCTTCGAAATAAGAATCTTCAAAAGTATGCTGGATGTAAAACAACCAAATACCCATCATTCCTGAGATGAATACCATAGGCAAGAATACAGCTAAAAATTGAGCTGGACCTAACAAATAAAATAAGCCACCGTACACTAATAACAATAGCACGTTATTAGCCCATGTATTGATACGTTCTTTCATTTTTGCGTCTTTCACGTTAAAGCGGTTTGATACAAATACTAAGAAGAATGGACCAATGACAAACATCACAAATGGATTACGATATATTCTATAACATAAACGTTTGAACTTAGTGGCTTCACTATATTCAGTGACAGTCATTACCCAAATGTCGCCAGTTCCTCGTTTTTCTAAATTACCGTTCCCGGCATGATGAATAAGATGTTCTCTACGCCATCTTTCATATGGAAAAAACGTAAGGAAACCTGTAATGTTACCAAGTATTTTATTATGTGATTGCTTTTTCAAATAAGAGCCGTGACATGCATCGTGAAATATAATGAATGTTCGAACTAAAAATATTGAAGCGATGATGCTGCTAATAACTGCAAGTGACCAATGAATTTGAAATAAAAGTAAACTTGCTATGAGTATTATCGCTAATGGTAATAATGTATTCATTATTTGAATAGCACTTTTTTTATGATTTGTTTTCGCAAATGGCTTTACATTTTTGAATAATTGTTTCTTTTTTTCTTTTTCCATCTTTACCAACCTTTTCACTACAAGCTTTTATTCTGTTTCTCTGTAGCATGGATTTATTATATAAAATTAAATTTGCGATTACAAATATTTATAACTTTAGTCTAATATTATAAAAAATACTTATGTTTTAGTTGATTTTTAAAAAAATTTGTGTCTTTTGATTTAAGGCTATGCTAGAAAATGAAAAGAAAAATTATTGAAATTGGACTAAATTCCCAACAGATTTTTATGAAATTAAGTCATTTTTACTTTGAAAGTAGTTGTAATTTTCTGAAAAAAAGAATATTATACAACAAAGCATTAATTTAGTTTTTTCAAATGATGCAAAATAGTCGTTTACATATTAAAGGGGGTTGTAAACACTATTTAGTCATTTAATAATGCTTTTTAAAACAAAGTGAATGGGAGTAATTAGATGCAGAATAGTTTAAACAGAGAGCTGAGTAACAGACATGTTCAACTCATTGCCATTGGTGGTTCCATTGGTACAGGTCTCTTCTTAGGGGCAGGTCAATCTATAAGTATTACTGGGCCTTCGATCTTATTAACTTACACTGTTGTAGGTCTATTCCTATTTATATTTATGCGTGCAATGGGCGAAGTATTATTGTCTAATACAGGTTATAAGACTTTCGCAGATGTTGCGCATGATGAAATAGGGCCATTTGCAGGATTTGTGACAGGGTGGACATATTGGCTAACTTGGATTACTTCAGGGATGGCAGAAATCACCGCTGTTGCAAAATATGTAGAATTTTGGTTACCTGATTTACCTAACTGGATTACTTCACTATCGTGTGTATTAATTTTAATGTTACTTAATTTAACAAGTACGAAAGTATTCGGGGAACTTGAATTTTGGTTCTCTATTATTAAAGTAATTACAATCGTCTTTCTTATTGTGATTGGAATAGTGATGATTGTCTTTGCATTTCACACGCCATATGGTAAGACTAGTTTAAGTAATCTAGTCTCACATGATGGTTTCTTCCCTCATGGGGCATCTGGTTTCTTTATGTCATTCCAGATGGTAGTCTTTTCATTTACTGGCTTAGAAATGCTAGGTATTACAGCTGGGGAAACGAAAGATCCTCACAAAACAATTCCTAAAGCAATTAATAGTGTTCCAGTGAGAATATTATTATTTTATATTGGTGCTTTAGCTGTAATGATGACGATTATGCCTTGGAATACAATCGATCCAAATGATAGTCCATTTGTTAGTCTATTTGGAATTATTGGTATTCCTTTTGCTACAAGCGTTATCAACTTTGTTGTATTAACAGCTGCCTCATCTGCTTGTAACAGTGGTATTTTCGCAAATAGTCGTATTCTACATGGCTTATCCGAGAAAAAACAGACGAACCGTTACTTAATGAAAACAAATAAACGTGGGGTACCGGTAATTTCCATTTTAGTTACTTGTTTATTGCTATCGATTACAGTGTTGCTGAACTATTTTATACCAAACGCAACGCAAGTATTCTTCTATGTAACTGCGATATCAACGATTTTACTTGTAGCTGTATGGATGTTTATCGTTTACGCTTACATTAAATATATTAAGAATAATCCTGAAAAACATAAAAAAAGCCATTATAAATTACCAGGAGGTATTCATAGTGCGAGAGTGGTACAACTCTTCTTTGTCTTTGTATTAGTGCTTTTATTTATTGCACCTGATACACGCATGGGCGTAGTTCTATCTCCATTGTGGTTTATCTTACTTGGCATTATTTACTGGTTTATGATGAAAAAATCTAAATCTACGAATGAGTAATTTTTGTTTCTAAATTTCTTTATAGAGGTTTTGTGTAATTTGTAAAAAGGAATAACCTAATAGAGTAGATGTGAACCTTATAATGAAATCAAGGAGTGTAAATGTAATGGAAGTAAAATATTTGAAGGGCGAACAAGGTATCACTCAAAATGTCATACAACATATTGATGCCACTACAGATCAGGTATTTCCTTATTTAAGTACGACTGAAGGGATACAACAATGGTTCCCTCAATTGTCATTTAAAGACCAAGAAGTTGGTGGCACAGTGGTATTTAATATGGAAGATACTCGACAAGAAATGGAAATCACGCATTACGAGCCAAACAAGGTAGTAGGTTTCACGTGGGATAAAGGTACTGTGAAGTTTGTATTAGCTGAAATACAAGGTGCAACTCAAATAACACTTGAAGAACATTTACCTCACGAGTTTCCACATATTGCAGCTGATTTTACAGGATGGCAATTTCATATGAAAAGTATACAGCAGTTAGTAGAAAAAGGTTCACCACTTGACCAACAAAATTACAACTTTGATGAAGTAACAAACGAAATTAAAAATCAACTTGATTTATAAACGCAAAAAGCTGAGGTTTACGTTAGTACGTAAACCTCAGCTTTTTTGTTGATTAATGATTGTGTTGATACGGGACATTTTTACCATGTAATAGGTAGTAAAGACCGATTGAAACCAGTACTAATATGCCCATAATGATATATAAGAATCTATAGCCTACGAGTGGAATGATAATACCTAATACAAATGGTCCGATGCCGGCACCAAAGTCAGCAAACATAAAGAATGTTGAAGTTGCGAGTCCAATATTTTTCTTAGGTGATTGTTGCACTGCAATCGCTTGTGCACTAGGAACAATCGTACCATAACCTATACCGATGAATACTGCTGAAATAAGTAATAACCAGCTTGTGTGCGTCATGCCTAGCAAGCATAACCCTATGATGAAACTAATCATCACTGGATACATTACTTTGTTTTCGTCGAATTTATCGTAGATTTTACCAGTAAATGGTCTTGTAACAAAAGTACTTACAGCATAAACAACGAAGAAGAAACTAGAAATTGATGCTAAATTAATTTGTTCAGTATAAGCTGACAAGAATGATAGTACACTTGAATAAGCAATACCTACACAAGCTACCACGATAGAGATAGGTAGCGCTTCTCGTTGAATGAATGCATCAATACCTTTAGGTTGACTTTGTTGTGCATTTTGTAGACTAGTTGTTTTTGGAAGATTTTTAATAAATAAAGTTAATATAAGTGATAATACAATGCATAATAAACTTACATTAAAGATAGATTTAAAACCTAAGTGTTGACTTAAAATAATACCTGAAAATGGTCCGATAGCTGAAGCTAATGTGACACTAAGTGCATAGTAGCCAATACCTTCACCTTTACGTTTTTCTGGTACAATACGTGAAGAAATGGTACCTGTAGCTGTAGAAGATATACCAAATGCAAAGCCGTGAATGAGTCGGACTAACATTAAGATCGTTAAGCTATTAATTGTATAATAAAGTGCTACGGTAATAATTGAGAATATAATACCGTATAGCAATACCTTTCTTGGCTTAAGATGATCGATAAATCGACCGGATAAGAGTCGGCCAAATAACATCCCAATGATAAAGATGCCGGCTGCTAGACCACCCATACTTTCTGAGGCATGATACGTATGAATTGCATACGTCGTTACTGTAACGATTAAAGTATAATGTATTAAATACATTAGAAAATTAACGAGTGTTACTGTAATAAAATCTTTCGTCCATAACTTTTCATTCATAAAACAGAATCACCCCTACATTTATTGAATATTTTCATTATAATAAATTATGCATACTTATGTATAATTAAGATTAATGATATTAATATAAGTAAAGCTTATATAAAGGAGCTAAATATGAATTTTGAACAACTTACCTATGTAAAAAAGATATATGAATTGGAATCTATCATTCAAGCGGCTGATAAAATGCATGTAAGCCAGTCTGCAATGAACCAGTCTTTGCGCGCTTTAGAATTTGAGTTAGGGTACCAATTATTCGAGCGATCTAGAAGAGGTACTTTTGCAACTGAAATTGGTCAACGTATTATTCCATATATTATTGATATCTTAGATGCGCGTACACAGTTATTACAAGAAGTCGATTCGTTAAAGAGTAATCTAACAGGATCTCTAAAAATTGCGACGATACCGACGTTATTTAATAAGATTATTCCTAAAGCTTTATCTGCTTTTAAGAAAGATTTCCCTCATATTGAAGTTCAAGTGTTCGAAAGTGATAAAGATAAAGTGATTAAAATGATGGAAAACAATGAAGTTGATATTGGATTAATAGGAAAACGTGAATCTGAAACATTTGCTAAGACATTAACGAGTTACCCATTAAATATTTCGACAGACTTTCGTTTGATTGTACCGAAAAAGTCAAAATTATCATTACGAGAAAATGTAGATTTATCAATGATACAGCCATATCCTTTTGTACTTTATGATCGCAATTTTTATCATGAGAACTTAAAGAACTTTGAAGATAAAAACGGCCCGTTAAAAATTGTTTTCAAAACAAACAATCCGAGTGTATTAATTAAAACAATATCTGAGGGATTAGGTGTAAGTATTGTCTCAAGGTTAATGTTAGAAGACGATCCTTATATCGCAAGTGGTATGGTAGAAATGGTAACAATTGGAGCGCCGTTTGATTATTTCCTTCACTTTGTAGCTATGACGCATAAAGATAGTAATAATTTAACGACGATTGAGACATTTGTAGATTATTTAAAGCATTAATGTTATTCAGATTAACTTTATTTAATGAGAGTTGTTTTTCCGTATCGTATCAAATACAAAGATGGAAAATAGTACACAATAAGGATACTTATCTCCTTGATATTACGCTTTTGTTCACTCTAAGTATACAAATCAATTATAATGTTCTATAATATAGTTAATAATAATATATTTGTACATCTAGAGAACACAACACGTTTCTGTAGTAAACAAAGGGGAGATTTATAATGAAAAAAATTATGATAACTGGCGCTTTAGGACAAATT comes from the Staphylococcus hsinchuensis genome and includes:
- a CDS encoding Nramp family divalent metal transporter, whose product is MLKNTSKLLKSLGPGMIITASFIGPGTVTTMSQSGAGFGYSLLWAVLFSIIATIVLQEMIIRLSLVTREGLGEAIQDLFAHKVGKLILVCFTLIAVTIGCAAYISGDLIGTSLGASYLLHLPEHVVAPIIGLIILLIGLFGNYQILEKIMIGLMVVMGIIFITTMIIIRPDVIGILKGIFIPSLPDGSLLTVIALIGTTVVPYNFFIHSTAVHERFDSIKALRFARWDTIISISIGGIISAAVLISAARLMHGKKITSVIQLAEPLKPLLGDAAPIAISIGLFAAGLSSAIASPTGAAATISSLLKWDKGMNSKKYKTVFACIILIGMITSALGFEPLQVLLVAQALNGIILPTVAILIFIIINKKGLMGSHANNIWLNIIGGLVVLVVTFLGIYSLVDAINNFIHA
- a CDS encoding MFS transporter, which gives rise to MNEKLWTKDFITVTLVNFLMYLIHYTLIVTVTTYAIHTYHASESMGGLAAGIFIIGMLFGRLLSGRFIDHLKPRKVLLYGIIFSIITVALYYTINSLTILMLVRLIHGFAFGISSTATGTISSRIVPEKRKGEGIGYYALSVTLASAIGPFSGIILSQHLGFKSIFNVSLLCIVLSLILTLFIKNLPKTTSLQNAQQSQPKGIDAFIQREALPISIVVACVGIAYSSVLSFLSAYTEQINLASISSFFFVVYAVSTFVTRPFTGKIYDKFDENKVMYPVMISFIIGLCLLGMTHTSWLLLISAVFIGIGYGTIVPSAQAIAVQQSPKKNIGLATSTFFMFADFGAGIGPFVLGIIIPLVGYRFLYIIMGILVLVSIGLYYLLHGKNVPYQHNH
- a CDS encoding SRPBCC domain-containing protein, with the protein product MEVKYLKGEQGITQNVIQHIDATTDQVFPYLSTTEGIQQWFPQLSFKDQEVGGTVVFNMEDTRQEMEITHYEPNKVVGFTWDKGTVKFVLAEIQGATQITLEEHLPHEFPHIAADFTGWQFHMKSIQQLVEKGSPLDQQNYNFDEVTNEIKNQLDL
- a CDS encoding amino acid permease, which gives rise to MQNSLNRELSNRHVQLIAIGGSIGTGLFLGAGQSISITGPSILLTYTVVGLFLFIFMRAMGEVLLSNTGYKTFADVAHDEIGPFAGFVTGWTYWLTWITSGMAEITAVAKYVEFWLPDLPNWITSLSCVLILMLLNLTSTKVFGELEFWFSIIKVITIVFLIVIGIVMIVFAFHTPYGKTSLSNLVSHDGFFPHGASGFFMSFQMVVFSFTGLEMLGITAGETKDPHKTIPKAINSVPVRILLFYIGALAVMMTIMPWNTIDPNDSPFVSLFGIIGIPFATSVINFVVLTAASSACNSGIFANSRILHGLSEKKQTNRYLMKTNKRGVPVISILVTCLLLSITVLLNYFIPNATQVFFYVTAISTILLVAVWMFIVYAYIKYIKNNPEKHKKSHYKLPGGIHSARVVQLFFVFVLVLLFIAPDTRMGVVLSPLWFILLGIIYWFMMKKSKSTNE
- a CDS encoding agmatinase family protein codes for the protein MKQNIYGNVPCFLNGKNLTQSQSLDTDVIVYGVPFEGESTWGDYTGVELGPKQIRVSSARYSQYLPELNHIDISEHLSLGDVGDVPYIAHNNEESYKNIEAFAKKLWESEKFLVGFGGEHGVTYPILKALTNTGKKVGIIHLDAHYDNMPDYEGEIYARNTPFMHLYNTEGIRNESIIHTGIHGPRNKPETGRYAQEAGAVTLTINDIRNANDLKQYARDIYKQASQDVDVVYLTICSDVLDFAFNPGGPVDGNGLSSYELLTMIYEFASLGICGMDYVEVYPMNDANQNSAHFVSTAVLYVLAGHVAYLNKNQ
- a CDS encoding LysR family transcriptional regulator is translated as MNFEQLTYVKKIYELESIIQAADKMHVSQSAMNQSLRALEFELGYQLFERSRRGTFATEIGQRIIPYIIDILDARTQLLQEVDSLKSNLTGSLKIATIPTLFNKIIPKALSAFKKDFPHIEVQVFESDKDKVIKMMENNEVDIGLIGKRESETFAKTLTSYPLNISTDFRLIVPKKSKLSLRENVDLSMIQPYPFVLYDRNFYHENLKNFEDKNGPLKIVFKTNNPSVLIKTISEGLGVSIVSRLMLEDDPYIASGMVEMVTIGAPFDYFLHFVAMTHKDSNNLTTIETFVDYLKH